Genomic DNA from Thermodesulfobacteriota bacterium:
TCTCGCGATGGGTCGGCATCAGCCCGAAGCGGTTCCTTCAGTTCCTTTCCGCGTCATATATTGCCGAATTGCTTAAGGAATCCAGGAGCGTCCTCGACGCGGCCCTCGACGCCGGCCTGTCCGGGCCCGGACGGCTGCACGACCTCGTCGTGAATGTCCATGCGGTCACCCCGGGACAGTTGAAGACCGGAGGCGAGGGGGT
This window encodes:
- a CDS encoding AraC family transcriptional regulator: MQAADYARLTRAILYLEKNFRNPPDLEAVSRAAGLSRFHFQRLFSRWVGISPKRFLQFLSASYIAELLKESRSVLDAALDAGLSGPGRLHDLVVNVHAVTPGQLKTGGEGV